One Hyalangium gracile genomic window carries:
- a CDS encoding tetratricopeptide repeat protein yields MRLAFLLSMTLALAPVAAWAQKGAKSPAALVKEGERLYNAGKYREAAEVLKKAQEAQPNPKLLYNIARSHEQAGDLKEALSYYQQYVGTKTEESDPTLLKRSALAIDRLRVLIDKEEKTAAAAEAERKRLQEEAEAARKKAEEEQAAARRAEEESRKQRAAEYERAMLSYRRSRLAAFGLGGLSAASVGAGIFFGLQARDARKTFDKATNVEGKETAADDVRGKALLADIGFGVGLAAAIGAIIVFPKEGPPAEGEVRMTLAPAGAGAGVEVSF; encoded by the coding sequence ATGAGACTGGCTTTCCTGTTGTCGATGACCCTGGCGCTGGCGCCCGTGGCGGCGTGGGCCCAGAAGGGCGCGAAGAGCCCCGCCGCGCTCGTGAAGGAGGGCGAGCGGCTGTACAACGCCGGCAAGTATCGCGAGGCGGCCGAGGTGCTGAAGAAGGCCCAGGAGGCCCAGCCCAACCCGAAGCTGCTCTACAACATCGCCCGCTCCCACGAGCAGGCCGGCGACCTGAAAGAGGCGCTCAGCTACTACCAGCAGTACGTGGGCACGAAGACGGAGGAGTCGGACCCCACGCTGCTGAAGCGCTCGGCGCTGGCCATCGACCGGCTGCGGGTGCTCATCGACAAGGAGGAGAAGACCGCCGCCGCGGCCGAGGCCGAGCGCAAGCGCCTGCAGGAGGAGGCGGAGGCGGCCCGGAAGAAGGCCGAGGAGGAGCAGGCCGCCGCCCGGCGCGCCGAGGAGGAATCCCGGAAGCAGCGGGCCGCCGAGTACGAGCGGGCCATGCTCTCCTACCGCCGCTCCCGGCTGGCCGCCTTCGGCCTGGGAGGCCTGTCCGCCGCCAGCGTGGGCGCGGGCATCTTCTTCGGCCTCCAGGCGCGGGATGCGCGCAAGACGTTCGACAAGGCCACCAACGTGGAGGGCAAGGAGACGGCGGCCGATGACGTCCGCGGCAAGGCGCTGCTGGCGGACATCGGCTTTGGAGTGGGCCTGGCCGCCGCCATCGGCGCCATCATCGTCTTTCCCAAGGAAGGCCCTCCCGCGGAGGGAGAGGTACGGATGACGCTCGCCCCGGCTGGCGCTGGGGCGGGTGTGGAGGTGAGCTTCTGA
- a CDS encoding ABC transporter substrate-binding protein → MRALGSLMLSAALLGGCSLTTAGGLSECETSTDCGENQVCTANFCVPLPAGCGERYGDPSADAVQIGAALPLSLSATNPDAGKDESEQQGINAILLALEEINQRGAAGKKLALHFCDTAGDPARTALQTQWLVTEKKIVALMTGGSTQTLAASEVTLKNNVLTMSSSATSPELAGVADRNGGTVGLLWRTAPSDVIQGKVVANLLATDSRFASATKIGLLYLDDPYGQGLFNVITGLLKPPAKIVKAFPYTRRTESTITSAVTKLDAEDPDLTVVVGFEDDASLIVKRASNTTHLKASAGHRWFFTDSAKDQALLEDATVKAQVQDAYGTAPAPNGGQAFDSFQSRFIAKYGRDPSNFSFTAHSYDSMYLFGLAVAYSQGTSGTVTGPKMAEGLTRLSSGKSYQLTSVNFLDAAGDLAANRSIDVEGASGSLLFDDTGEAPSPIELWQVTNDVFRQVATVPPPP, encoded by the coding sequence ATGCGCGCGCTCGGATCCCTGATGCTGTCGGCGGCCCTGCTCGGTGGCTGCAGCCTCACCACCGCGGGTGGACTGTCGGAGTGCGAGACCAGCACCGACTGCGGAGAGAACCAGGTGTGCACGGCGAACTTCTGCGTGCCCCTGCCCGCCGGCTGCGGCGAGCGGTATGGCGACCCCAGCGCGGACGCGGTGCAGATCGGCGCGGCGCTGCCCCTGAGCCTGTCGGCGACGAACCCCGACGCGGGCAAGGACGAGTCCGAGCAGCAGGGCATCAACGCCATCCTGCTCGCGCTCGAGGAGATCAACCAGCGCGGCGCGGCGGGCAAGAAGCTCGCCCTGCACTTCTGCGACACCGCCGGGGATCCCGCCCGGACGGCGCTGCAGACGCAGTGGCTCGTCACCGAGAAGAAGATCGTCGCGCTGATGACGGGCGGGAGCACCCAGACGCTGGCGGCGTCGGAGGTGACGCTGAAGAACAACGTGCTGACGATGAGCTCCAGCGCCACCTCGCCCGAGCTGGCTGGCGTGGCGGACAGGAATGGCGGCACCGTGGGCCTGCTGTGGCGCACCGCCCCCTCGGACGTCATCCAGGGCAAGGTCGTCGCCAACCTGCTCGCCACCGACTCGCGCTTCGCCTCGGCGACGAAGATCGGCCTGCTCTACCTGGATGACCCGTACGGCCAGGGCCTCTTCAACGTCATCACCGGGCTGCTCAAGCCCCCGGCCAAGATCGTCAAGGCGTTCCCCTACACGCGCAGGACGGAGTCGACGATCACCTCGGCGGTGACGAAGCTGGATGCGGAGGATCCCGACCTGACCGTGGTGGTGGGCTTCGAGGATGACGCGTCGCTCATCGTCAAGCGCGCCAGCAACACGACCCACCTCAAGGCGAGCGCGGGGCACCGGTGGTTCTTCACGGACAGCGCCAAGGATCAGGCGCTGCTGGAGGACGCGACCGTGAAGGCCCAGGTCCAGGACGCCTACGGCACCGCGCCAGCGCCGAACGGTGGCCAGGCCTTCGACTCCTTCCAGTCGCGCTTCATCGCGAAGTACGGCCGGGACCCCTCCAACTTCTCCTTCACCGCGCACAGCTACGACTCGATGTACCTCTTCGGCCTCGCGGTGGCCTACAGCCAGGGCACCTCGGGCACGGTGACGGGGCCGAAGATGGCGGAGGGGCTCACCAGGCTGTCGAGCGGCAAGTCCTACCAGCTCACCTCCGTCAACTTCCTCGACGCGGCGGGCGACCTGGCCGCCAACCGGAGCATCGACGTGGAGGGCGCCAGCGGCAGCCTGCTCTTCGACGACACGGGCGAGGCGCCCTCGCCCATCGAGCTGTGGCAGGTGACGAACGACGTCTTCAGGCAGGTGGCGACCGTCCCGCCGCCTCCGTAG
- the gvpU gene encoding gas vesicle accessory protein GvpU yields the protein MADKAATGQQQSADEIHRLWQRGSTQDRFLQTLSNLLEQMYPNSKLGVPVTLSTGGMLVSGQLISAQWYFEQVGQQLTQAPAPAPAFAKITERFGKAIKSALDASNNGENQNYDPNFVHLMDAKFYTPGQQPIPSQQGGILWRGRISAVDGLTIGGLTSGM from the coding sequence ATGGCCGACAAAGCAGCGACCGGGCAGCAGCAGTCCGCAGATGAGATCCACCGCCTGTGGCAGCGCGGCAGCACCCAGGACCGCTTCCTCCAGACGCTGTCCAACCTCCTCGAGCAGATGTACCCGAACTCCAAGCTCGGCGTGCCGGTCACCCTGAGCACGGGCGGGATGCTCGTCTCCGGCCAGCTCATCAGCGCGCAGTGGTACTTCGAGCAGGTGGGCCAGCAGCTCACCCAGGCCCCGGCCCCCGCGCCCGCCTTCGCGAAGATCACCGAGCGCTTCGGCAAGGCCATCAAGTCGGCGCTCGACGCGAGCAACAACGGCGAGAACCAGAACTACGATCCCAACTTCGTCCACCTGATGGACGCCAAGTTCTACACCCCCGGCCAGCAGCCCATCCCCAGCCAGCAGGGCGGCATCCTCTGGCGCGGCCGCATCAGCGCCGTGGATGGCCTGACCATCGGCGGTCTGACCTCCGGCATGTAG
- a CDS encoding AgmX/PglI C-terminal domain-containing protein, which yields MSGRSILLGVLIPFVVLCALALWLTRPTPPSSAPEPDASTGLPTPSSPAPARTAPPQPSPVAPPSPPGGTPPSPPPSRTFGEGSTLPSRSPPPPPVTIPEAEPRQETSTGTVDKEDVRRAIQTVVPLMRQCFQDVAERYAGPQSVTLRFTLEGQGLTGHFRDGEVVETTIQDPFALSCFLDSLLDVRFPAPRGGGRVTITYPFRFIPGADAGR from the coding sequence ATGTCGGGCCGCTCCATCCTGCTCGGGGTGCTCATTCCCTTCGTGGTCCTGTGTGCGCTGGCGCTCTGGCTCACCCGGCCGACGCCGCCCTCCTCCGCCCCTGAACCCGATGCGAGCACCGGGCTGCCCACGCCCTCCTCACCCGCGCCTGCTCGCACGGCCCCGCCGCAGCCCTCGCCGGTGGCGCCTCCGAGCCCTCCTGGTGGGACTCCGCCCTCCCCGCCTCCGTCCCGTACCTTCGGCGAAGGCTCGACACTTCCGTCCCGCTCCCCGCCGCCTCCTCCCGTCACCATCCCAGAGGCCGAGCCCCGCCAGGAAACCTCCACCGGCACGGTGGACAAAGAGGACGTGCGCCGGGCCATCCAGACGGTGGTGCCGCTGATGCGCCAGTGCTTCCAGGACGTGGCCGAGCGCTACGCCGGGCCCCAGTCGGTGACGCTGAGGTTCACCCTCGAGGGCCAGGGGCTGACGGGCCACTTCCGGGACGGAGAGGTGGTGGAGACCACCATCCAGGACCCGTTCGCCCTCTCCTGCTTCCTGGATTCCCTGCTGGATGTCCGCTTTCCGGCACCCCGAGGGGGGGGCAGGGTCACCATCACCTACCCCTTCCGCTTCATACCGGGTGCGGATGCTGGCCGTTGA
- the miaE gene encoding tRNA-(ms[2]io[6]A)-hydroxylase, translated as MSRPTPSRRPLSGEGPVILHSATDPRWLPQALERFDEVLVDHAHCEKKAAANALSMMQAYPELPGLPAQMARLAREESAHLARVLDLMAARGLTLTKDAGDPYAQGLQKLIRTPAGERKVDRLLVAAIIEARSCERLSLLAEGLEDPALRRFYGELAQSEDGHQSLFYRLAVTAGGDEPAVRERLETLLAHEAQVLVSIGVRAAIH; from the coding sequence ATGTCTCGCCCCACGCCCAGCCGCCGCCCCCTCTCTGGTGAGGGCCCCGTCATCCTCCACTCGGCCACGGATCCGCGCTGGCTGCCGCAGGCGCTCGAGCGCTTCGACGAGGTGCTCGTCGACCATGCCCACTGCGAGAAGAAGGCCGCGGCGAACGCGCTCTCGATGATGCAGGCGTACCCGGAGCTGCCCGGCCTGCCGGCGCAGATGGCGCGGCTGGCTCGCGAGGAGAGCGCCCACCTGGCCCGCGTGCTGGACCTGATGGCCGCCCGCGGGCTGACGCTCACCAAGGACGCGGGCGATCCGTACGCCCAGGGGCTGCAGAAGCTCATCCGCACGCCGGCCGGAGAGCGGAAGGTGGACCGGCTGCTGGTGGCGGCCATCATCGAGGCGCGCTCCTGCGAGCGGCTCTCGCTGCTCGCCGAGGGGCTCGAGGATCCCGCCCTGCGCCGCTTCTATGGAGAGCTGGCCCAGTCCGAGGACGGGCACCAGTCCCTCTTCTACCGGCTCGCCGTGACGGCCGGCGGAGACGAGCCGGCGGTGCGCGAGCGGCTGGAGACGCTGCTGGCCCACGAGGCGCAGGTGCTGGTCTCCATCGGCGTGCGCGCCGCGATCCACTGA
- a CDS encoding SLC13 family permease, whose translation MSIAIVLAIVVVALVLFSLDTIPIEVSSLTVVCLLAITRVLTPEQAFEGFSNDTVIFIFTLLAMTQGLASTGVVQLIGQRLAFFARYGHQVFVLAMMGAVAAFSSIISNTVTTAAFLPVAIGAAHRAKVPKSKVLLPLAYASMMGGMVFLYGTSTNLVASAAMEKLGMKGIGVAELAPVGLPVAVLGILVVVLLGPLLLPARVGQGGVSEWSLRDYLTEAVLPPGSQYLGKELAELTEGLGLRVIGLVRGGQATPAMPSYRLVGDERIIVEGKREDIMRVKDLQGIEIRPDVRLGDAELDSRGMLLVEASVPPGSPLVGRSLKEVLFVERYGLVALALHRKPAIQRLTKLQMLGRIFGEQSLSAMPLSVGDVLLLRGPRARVAELADGTSLLVLSDLDYQPPRYPKALLAVFLFLGALAAGSLGVVPMSVAGLAGMLAMIVTGCVDARIAFRVDWRVVLLIGSMMALGVAMEVSGAGKYLGNMVAQLGAYGGPRTVLALLMVLTIVLSAPMSNQAAALVVLPVAVSAAAQLGVDARPFAIGVTLAASCSFITPLEPSCVLVYGPGHYRFTDFFRLGTPLTSLLLAFLVFVVPVVWPFHGKGPEAPGGRVPVSLNAPGLEAPGVPGAERLPALGR comes from the coding sequence ATGTCCATCGCCATCGTCCTGGCCATCGTCGTCGTCGCGCTGGTGCTCTTCTCCCTGGATACGATTCCCATCGAGGTGAGCTCACTCACCGTGGTGTGTCTGCTGGCCATCACCCGGGTGCTGACGCCGGAGCAGGCCTTCGAGGGGTTCAGCAACGACACCGTCATCTTCATCTTCACCCTGCTGGCGATGACGCAGGGGCTCGCCTCCACGGGCGTGGTGCAGCTCATCGGGCAGCGGCTCGCCTTCTTCGCGCGCTACGGGCACCAGGTGTTCGTGCTGGCGATGATGGGGGCGGTGGCGGCCTTCTCGTCCATCATCTCCAACACGGTGACGACGGCGGCGTTCCTGCCGGTGGCCATCGGCGCGGCGCACCGGGCCAAGGTGCCCAAGAGCAAGGTGCTGCTGCCGCTGGCGTACGCGTCGATGATGGGGGGGATGGTGTTCCTGTACGGCACCTCCACCAACCTGGTGGCCTCGGCGGCCATGGAGAAGCTGGGGATGAAGGGCATCGGGGTGGCGGAGCTGGCCCCGGTGGGCCTGCCGGTGGCGGTGCTGGGCATCCTGGTGGTGGTGCTGCTGGGGCCGCTGCTGCTGCCAGCGCGCGTGGGGCAGGGTGGGGTGAGCGAGTGGTCGCTGCGCGACTACCTCACGGAGGCGGTGCTGCCCCCGGGCTCGCAGTACCTGGGCAAGGAGCTGGCCGAGCTCACCGAGGGGCTGGGGCTGCGCGTCATCGGCCTGGTCCGGGGCGGGCAGGCCACGCCGGCGATGCCCTCGTACCGGCTGGTGGGCGACGAGCGCATCATCGTCGAGGGCAAGCGCGAGGACATCATGCGGGTGAAGGATCTGCAGGGCATCGAGATCCGCCCGGATGTGAGGCTGGGGGATGCGGAGCTGGACTCGCGGGGCATGCTGCTGGTGGAGGCCAGCGTGCCGCCCGGAAGCCCGCTGGTGGGGCGCAGCCTGAAGGAGGTGCTCTTCGTCGAGCGCTACGGGCTGGTGGCGCTGGCGCTGCACCGCAAGCCGGCCATCCAGCGGCTCACCAAGCTGCAGATGCTGGGGCGCATCTTCGGCGAGCAGTCGCTGTCGGCCATGCCGCTGTCGGTGGGGGATGTGCTGCTGCTGCGCGGGCCGCGCGCGCGCGTGGCGGAGCTGGCCGACGGCACCTCGCTGCTGGTGCTCAGCGACCTGGACTACCAGCCGCCGCGCTATCCGAAGGCGCTGCTGGCGGTGTTCCTCTTCCTGGGGGCGCTGGCGGCGGGCTCGCTGGGGGTGGTGCCGATGTCGGTGGCGGGGCTGGCGGGGATGCTGGCGATGATCGTCACCGGCTGCGTGGACGCGCGCATCGCCTTCCGGGTGGACTGGCGCGTGGTGCTGCTCATCGGCTCGATGATGGCGCTGGGCGTGGCCATGGAGGTGAGCGGCGCCGGCAAGTACCTGGGGAACATGGTGGCGCAGCTGGGGGCCTATGGCGGGCCGCGCACGGTGCTGGCGCTGTTGATGGTGCTGACCATCGTGCTGTCGGCGCCCATGAGCAACCAGGCGGCGGCGCTGGTGGTGCTGCCGGTGGCCGTCAGCGCCGCGGCGCAGCTGGGCGTGGACGCGCGGCCGTTCGCCATCGGCGTGACGCTGGCGGCGAGCTGCTCGTTCATCACGCCGCTGGAGCCGAGCTGCGTGCTCGTCTACGGCCCGGGGCACTACCGCTTCACGGACTTCTTCCGGCTGGGCACGCCGCTGACCTCGCTGCTGCTGGCCTTCCTGGTGTTCGTGGTGCCGGTGGTGTGGCCCTTCCACGGCAAGGGGCCGGAGGCGCCAGGAGGCCGGGTGCCGGTCAGCCTGAACGCGCCGGGCCTGGAAGCGCCCGGCGTGCCTGGCGCGGAGCGCCTCCCGGCCCTGGGCCGATGA
- a CDS encoding DUF1501 domain-containing protein, with protein MSRFTRRSLLGAALAGTAGTLLPGQVSAWEGPLGSSPRQYVVNILLWGGLDGVLTVDPKDASATGHRIEPGYRPDERLAGTHRLFGPLAGGLIRHDTDLCLVHGVRTDTVSHPLGVRFVQRGRVKAPASGPWLGELLGASLPGDAPIPHLALGQSPEDFGSEDGLESAIVSTELLQALLDPRARAEQLGAWLRSRAQGSEDALGRLVATAEHQPRFQDPVLGPQLQLALQALQGNFARAITVSTASLHLDAHQEHLALQRRRLVPALEDVARFLDALKSVRTEHGSLFERTTVVLGSEFGRAPTYGTSSGKEHWPESSWVLAGRGIRGGATVGDTGLELRGLPIDYRTGRPTGDQRRPVLIDALSATLLHIASPGSTGHGFRSEDVLRCALAEPSAAWRQAIS; from the coding sequence ATGAGCCGATTCACGCGACGCTCCCTGCTCGGAGCCGCGCTGGCGGGGACTGCCGGGACGCTGCTTCCCGGACAGGTGTCGGCCTGGGAAGGCCCTCTGGGTTCCTCACCGCGCCAGTACGTCGTGAACATCCTGCTCTGGGGTGGGCTCGATGGTGTCCTCACGGTGGATCCCAAGGACGCCTCCGCCACCGGCCACCGCATCGAGCCCGGCTATCGCCCGGACGAGCGGCTGGCTGGCACGCACCGCCTGTTCGGTCCGCTCGCGGGAGGGCTGATCCGGCATGACACCGACCTGTGCCTCGTCCACGGCGTGCGGACGGACACCGTGTCGCACCCCCTCGGTGTGCGCTTCGTGCAGCGCGGGCGGGTGAAGGCTCCCGCCAGTGGGCCCTGGCTGGGCGAGCTGCTCGGCGCCTCGCTCCCAGGGGATGCCCCCATTCCTCACCTGGCGCTCGGACAGTCGCCGGAGGACTTCGGCTCCGAGGACGGCCTCGAGTCCGCCATCGTCTCCACGGAGCTGCTCCAGGCGCTGCTGGATCCCCGGGCACGAGCGGAGCAACTCGGGGCCTGGCTCCGCTCGCGCGCACAGGGGTCGGAGGATGCGCTCGGTCGGCTCGTGGCCACGGCGGAGCACCAGCCGCGGTTCCAGGATCCGGTGCTGGGCCCTCAGCTCCAGCTCGCGCTCCAGGCCCTCCAGGGCAACTTCGCCAGGGCCATCACCGTCTCCACCGCTTCGCTTCACCTCGATGCGCACCAGGAGCACCTGGCGCTCCAGCGGCGCCGGCTCGTGCCCGCGCTGGAGGACGTCGCGCGCTTCCTCGATGCGCTGAAGTCGGTGCGCACCGAGCACGGCTCGCTATTCGAGCGGACGACGGTCGTCCTCGGCAGCGAGTTCGGCCGGGCGCCCACCTACGGCACCTCGAGCGGCAAGGAGCACTGGCCCGAGAGCAGCTGGGTGCTCGCCGGCCGGGGCATCCGGGGCGGGGCAACCGTGGGTGACACGGGCCTGGAGCTCCGGGGCCTGCCGATCGACTACCGCACGGGCCGTCCGACAGGGGACCAGCGCCGCCCGGTGCTCATCGACGCGCTCTCGGCGACGCTGCTCCACATTGCCAGCCCGGGCTCCACGGGCCATGGGTTCCGCTCGGAGGACGTCCTGCGGTGCGCCCTGGCCGAGCCGTCCGCCGCCTGGCGCCAGGCGATCTCCTGA
- a CDS encoding GNAT family N-acetyltransferase, translating to MPATIEQLGPQHSDALRSFLAKDSTHNIYLLGLFEEFGIVPRAGRARFAFHGRFDGKTLTAALFVGGDGGLVVPSASDPAFISELAESLGPQVRLQASLGEKPAVDALVRLLGHNARPKLSRVQRLFAVSADDLGPFTNPTLRLAREEDLPRLMPLALGAVRETMERNPLEEDPDGYEARVMQRVRGRRTYVLEENGALVFKVDIGSRSQHGAELEGLYTVPQERHKGHATLCLGQISRHLLSSLPRLVLRVDEKDESLARIARKVGFLAGRVHRLVLLE from the coding sequence ATGCCCGCCACCATCGAACAGCTCGGTCCTCAGCACTCGGATGCCCTGCGGTCGTTCCTGGCCAAGGACTCGACGCACAACATCTACCTGCTCGGTCTCTTCGAGGAGTTCGGCATCGTCCCACGCGCCGGCCGGGCCCGGTTCGCCTTCCATGGCCGCTTCGACGGCAAGACGCTGACCGCGGCCCTCTTCGTGGGCGGAGATGGCGGGCTGGTGGTGCCCTCGGCGAGCGACCCCGCCTTCATCTCCGAGCTCGCCGAGAGCCTGGGCCCCCAGGTCCGGCTCCAGGCCTCGCTGGGCGAAAAGCCCGCGGTGGACGCGCTGGTGCGCCTGCTGGGCCACAACGCCAGGCCCAAGCTGTCCCGGGTGCAGCGCCTGTTCGCCGTGTCCGCGGATGACCTGGGCCCCTTCACCAACCCCACCCTGCGGCTGGCCCGCGAGGAGGATCTGCCCCGGCTGATGCCGCTGGCCCTGGGCGCCGTGCGCGAGACGATGGAGCGCAACCCGCTCGAGGAGGATCCGGACGGGTACGAGGCGCGCGTCATGCAGCGCGTGCGCGGCCGGCGCACCTACGTGCTGGAGGAGAACGGGGCGCTGGTGTTCAAGGTGGACATCGGCAGCCGCTCGCAGCACGGCGCGGAGCTGGAGGGCCTGTACACGGTGCCCCAGGAGCGCCACAAGGGGCACGCCACGCTGTGCCTGGGGCAGATCTCCCGGCACCTGCTGTCCTCGCTGCCGCGGCTGGTGCTGCGGGTGGACGAGAAGGACGAGAGCCTGGCCCGCATCGCGCGCAAGGTGGGCTTCCTGGCGGGCCGCGTGCACCGCCTGGTCCTCCTGGAATAG
- a CDS encoding phosphoenolpyruvate carboxykinase (GTP) has translation MASTQMAAVSNAPTKNQALLQWVSRCARMTQPDRIVWCDGSEEEKKRLTEQAVKEGILIPLNQEKRPGCYLHRSNPNDVARVEHLTFICTPNKTDAGPTNNWMDPEEAYTKLGQLFDGCMKGRTMYVVPYVMGPLGSPYAKIGVELTDSIYVALNMRIMTRMGKGALDMLGESDDFNRGLHSTGDVNPDRRYICHFPQDNTIWSFGSGYGGNVLLGKKCLALRIGSYLGREEGWLAEHMLILGVTSPQGETTYVAAAFPSACGKTNFAMMIPPGEYKGWKVETVGDDIAWMRPGPDGRLYAINPEAGYFGVVPGTNNKTNPNAMATIARDTLFTNVAMTPDGDVWWEGKDGEVPSELVDWQGKPWKPGNGEKAAHPNSRFTAPASNNPAISPKANDPQGVPISAIIFGGRRSTTVPLVLQAFNWTHGVFLGATMGSETTAAATGKVGVVRRDPMAMLPFCGYHMGDYLQHWLDMQKSITHLPKIFQVNWFRQDKNGKYLWPGYGDNMRVLEWIVNRVNGRVPTQETLLGWVPRQGDINTKGLDISPEAMAESTSIKADEWKAELKSQEVFFEQLGTKAPEALMLQRKLLISRLGH, from the coding sequence ATGGCTTCGACGCAGATGGCGGCCGTGAGCAACGCGCCGACGAAGAACCAGGCCCTGCTCCAGTGGGTGTCCCGCTGCGCGCGGATGACGCAGCCGGACCGCATCGTCTGGTGCGACGGCTCCGAGGAGGAGAAGAAGCGGCTGACGGAGCAGGCGGTGAAGGAGGGCATCCTCATCCCCCTCAACCAGGAGAAGCGCCCTGGCTGCTACCTGCACCGCTCCAACCCCAATGACGTGGCGCGCGTGGAGCACCTCACCTTCATCTGCACGCCCAACAAGACGGACGCCGGGCCCACCAACAACTGGATGGACCCCGAGGAGGCCTACACCAAGCTGGGCCAGCTCTTCGACGGCTGCATGAAGGGCCGCACCATGTACGTGGTGCCCTACGTCATGGGCCCGCTGGGCAGCCCCTACGCGAAGATCGGCGTGGAGCTCACCGACAGCATCTACGTGGCGCTCAACATGCGGATCATGACGCGCATGGGGAAGGGCGCCCTGGACATGCTGGGCGAGTCGGACGACTTCAACCGCGGCCTGCACAGCACCGGCGACGTCAACCCGGACCGCCGCTACATCTGCCACTTCCCCCAGGACAACACCATCTGGAGCTTCGGCTCCGGCTACGGCGGCAACGTGCTGCTGGGCAAGAAGTGCCTGGCGCTGCGCATCGGCAGCTACCTGGGCCGCGAGGAGGGCTGGCTGGCCGAGCACATGCTCATCCTGGGTGTCACCAGCCCCCAGGGCGAGACGACCTACGTGGCCGCCGCCTTCCCGTCCGCCTGCGGCAAGACGAACTTCGCGATGATGATTCCGCCCGGCGAGTACAAGGGCTGGAAGGTGGAGACCGTCGGCGACGACATCGCCTGGATGCGGCCCGGCCCGGACGGCCGGCTGTACGCCATCAACCCCGAGGCGGGCTACTTCGGCGTGGTGCCGGGCACCAACAACAAGACCAACCCCAACGCGATGGCCACCATCGCCAGGGACACCCTGTTCACCAACGTGGCGATGACGCCCGACGGGGACGTGTGGTGGGAGGGCAAGGACGGCGAGGTGCCCTCCGAGCTCGTCGACTGGCAGGGCAAGCCCTGGAAGCCGGGCAACGGCGAGAAGGCGGCGCACCCCAACAGCCGCTTCACCGCTCCGGCCTCCAACAACCCGGCGATCAGCCCCAAGGCGAATGATCCGCAGGGCGTGCCCATCAGCGCCATCATCTTCGGCGGGCGCCGCTCCACCACCGTCCCGCTGGTGCTCCAGGCCTTCAACTGGACGCACGGGGTGTTCCTGGGCGCCACCATGGGCAGCGAGACGACGGCCGCGGCCACCGGCAAGGTGGGCGTGGTGCGCCGCGACCCGATGGCCATGCTGCCCTTCTGCGGCTACCACATGGGGGACTACCTCCAGCACTGGCTGGACATGCAGAAGTCCATCACCCACCTGCCGAAGATCTTCCAGGTGAACTGGTTCCGGCAGGACAAGAACGGCAAGTACCTGTGGCCCGGCTACGGCGACAACATGCGCGTGCTGGAGTGGATCGTGAACCGCGTCAACGGCCGCGTGCCCACCCAGGAGACGCTGCTGGGCTGGGTGCCGCGCCAGGGTGACATCAACACCAAGGGCCTGGACATCTCCCCGGAGGCCATGGCGGAGAGCACCTCCATCAAGGCCGACGAGTGGAAGGCCGAGCTCAAGAGCCAGGAGGTCTTCTTCGAGCAGCTGGGCACCAAGGCGCCCGAGGCGCTCATGCTCCAGCGCAAGCTCCTCATCTCGCGCCTGGGCCACTAG